In Glycine max cultivar Williams 82 chromosome 10, Glycine_max_v4.0, whole genome shotgun sequence, the DNA window CTTTACTACTTGAAATCCAATGTTTTTGTTTCCTGTTTTGCAACTTCAAATCCCAAACTTTTGCATAATCGTCTAGGTCACCCAAGTTTACCAAAGCTGAAAATGATGGTCCCTAGTCTGAAGAATCTTCGAGTCCTAGAGTGTGAGTCTTGTCAACTAGGAAAACATGTTAGGTCTTCATTCCCACAAACTGTTCAAAGATGTAATTCAGCTTTCTCTACCATTCATTCTGATATTTGGGGACCAAGCCGTGTTACATCTTTTGGTTTTCGATATTTTGTAACCTTTATTGATGAATTCTCTAGATGTACTtgggtttatttaatgaaagacagaTCAGAACTTTTGCCTATATTTGTGTCCTTCCTAAATGAGATTGAAAACCaatttggaaaaacaattaAGATCTTTAGAAGCGATAAGGCCAAAGAGTATTTCTCTCATGAtgttacttcccttttatcttcaAAAGGCATTCTACATCAATCTACTTGTCCccatacaccacaacaaaatggtataGCAGAACGGAAAAATCGTCATCTTCTTGACACCGCACGCTCACTAATGTTAGCATCTCATGTTCCTACACACCATTGGGGGGATGCGGTGCTCACTGCTTGTTTCTTGATTAATAGAATGCCTTCATCTTCCTTGAAATCAAATCCTCACTCAATTATTTTTCCTCATGATCCTTTATTCCATGTTCCACCTAAAGTGTTTGGCTGTACTTGCTTTGTTCATGATCTTTCTCCTGATTTAGACAAACTTTCTGCCCGGGCAATCAAGTGTGTCTTTGTAGGTTATTCTCGTCTTAAAAGGGTTACAAATGTTACTCTCCATCTACCAGACGATACTATATGTCTGCAGATGTAACCTTCTTTGAAGATACACCATTTTTCTCACCATCTACAGACCATTCCTCTTCCATCCAGAATGTTCTTCCTATTTCCTCTCCTGTCCCTAGGTATCTCACACCAAAATGTCAATGAAATTTCACTTTCTCCACCACATCCGACTGAAGTTGCTTCTCCACCTCTTCTTACACATGAACACAGGACACAGACAGTTGGTTCTCCAATACTTGAAGCCTCTCCTCATGATTCTCATTCTTCTTCAATCAATCCTCAAGCCATGGATCCTGCTTCCTCACCTTCGTCTGATTCAGACTGGCCCATTGCCATCCGAAAAGGTACTCGATCCACTCGTAATCCTCATcctatctataattttttaagttatcatCGTTTGTCTCCTTCATATTCTTCCTTTGTATTCTCTCTATCTTCGCATTTTGTTCCTTCTAATACTCATGAGGCACTTAGTCATCCTGGATGGAGACAGGCTATGATTGATGAAATGCAGGCTCTTGAGCATAATGGTACTTGGGAACTTGTTTCTCTTCCCCTGGCAAGAAGACTGTGGGTTGTAGGTGGGTCTACGCAGTTAAAGTTGGTCCTAATGGTGAGTTGATCGGCTTAAGGCTAGATTAGTCGCtaaaggctacactcagatatATGGCCTTGACTATTGTGACACTTTCTCTCCGGTAGCTAAGATCACTATGTTAGTTTGTTTCTTGCTATGGCTGCCATGCGTCATTGGCCTCTCATCAgcttgatattaaaaatgcCTTTCTTCATGGTGACCTTGAGGAGGATatttatatggagcaacctcctgggtttgttGCTCAGGGGGAGTATGGTCTTGTGTGTAAGCTGCGTCGATCTCTCTATGGTTGAAGCAATCTCCTCGGGCTTGGTTTGGTAAATTCAGTCATATTGTTCAACTTTTTGGGTTGAAACGTAGTGAAGcgatcattctgttttttattGTCATCATCCCCTGGAAAATGTGTTTATTGAtagtatatgttgatgatatagtgaTTACAGGGAATGATGCTACTAAGATTGTCCAGCTAAAGGAGCATTTATTCAGTCATTTCCAGACCAAAGACCTGGGATATTTGAAGTACTTCTTGGTATTGAGGTGGCTCAGTCAGGAGATGGTGTTGTGATCTCACAGAGGAAGTATGCCCTTGACATTTTGGAGGAGACAGGCATGCAAATTGTAGACCTGTTGATAGCCCATGGATCCAATCTGAACTCATGGCAGATCAGAGTGATATTTATCCTGACCCTGAGAGATATAGAAGACTTGTGGGAAAACTATTTATCTCACCATTACAAGACCTGATATCTTCTTTGCTGTTGGGTGGTTAGTCAGTTTATGCAGATCCTCATGTCGATCATTGGAATGCGTTATGCGTATTCTTAGATATATAAAGAGAGCTCCTGGTCAAGGATTACTATATGAAGACAAGGTAATATGCAAGTATCTGGATATTGTGATGCAGATTGGGCTGGTTGTCCTATGATAGGAAATCTACCTCAGGTTATTGTGTTTTCATTGGAGGGAATCTTATCTCTTGGAAAAGCAAGAAACAGACTGTTGTTGCTCGATCCAGCGCAGAGGCTGAGTACCGATCTATGGCTTTGGTCACATGTGAACTTATGTGGATTAAGCAACTTCTTCAAGAATTGAAGTTTTGTGAAGTTGCACGAATGAAGTTATTTTGTGACAATCAGGCAGCCCTCCACATTGCGTCCAATCCAGTCTTTCATGAGAGGACCAAACACATAGAGATTGATTGTCACTTCATTCGAGAAAAATTATTGTCCAAGGAGATTACCACTGAGTTCATCAATTCTAATGATCAGCCAGCAGACATTTTGACTAAGTCCTTAAGGGGAACTAGGATTCAGTTTATATGTTCCAAGCTTGGtgcatatgatttatatgctccagcttgagggggagtgttaaaTTATGTGTGTACATGCTTGCTTCTAGCTTTATGTTTAACTTGTTTCAGAAGACAGCATTGTAATGTCCCATCAAGCTGTCTTATCTCTAAGCCTTGTattgtgtatatatgtatgtgtgttaaAGTTAATAAAGCTAAGCTAAGTGAGGTTACTTTTCAACTCACTAAATATCAAAGCTTTTCAAGTATAGGGATTGAAGTTAAACCTCAGCCTGATGGCTCTATTCTTCTTACTCAAGGGAAGTACATCAAAGATTTCCTGGCAAAAACAAATATGACTGAAGCTAAACCTATCTCTTCTCCTATGGTGACTGGATGCAAGTTGGCCAAAACTGGTTCTGAACCTCTGGCTGATCCTCCTATGTACAGCTCAGTAGCAGGTGCACTTCAATAGGCAACCATTACATAACCTGAAATCAGCTTCTCTCTGAATAAAGTCTGCCAGTTCATGTCTAATCCTTTTGAAGACTACTGGACAGCACTAAAGACTAAAGAAAATTCTGAGGTACTTAAAAGGCACACTCACATGGGGCCTGCATCTTAAACCAGCATCAAAGCCCTTTTCTATCACTGCATTCTGTGATGCTGACTGGGCATCAGATCCAGATGGTGAACCTCAGCAGCTTGTGTCTTTTTTGGTCCAAATCTGATATCCCGGTGGTCTAAGAAGCAAAGTGTTGTAGCAAGATCTAGCACATAGGCTGTGAGTACAGAAGCATGGCTCTGGCAACTGTCCTGGCTGCAATCTCTTCTGTCTGAACTTGGACAGAATTTCTACTATCTATTGTGATATTATGAGCACAGTTTCTTTGGCTCATAATCCAGTTCTTTATGCTAGGACCAAGCACATGGACTCTATCTCTTCTTTGTAAGAGAGGAAGTTCTGAGCAAGAAGCTTAAGTCATTCATGTTCCTGCACTGGATCAGTGTGCAAAGCCTTGTCTCCTACAGATTTTAACTTGATGAGAAGCAAGCTCACAGTGTGCAAGTCCTCCGCTTTGTGTAGGCCTCATCCACCATGAGCTTGTGGGGGAGTATTAGAGAGTAGTAGTCTTACTCCAtaagtcttttttcttttctgttattGTTAGTGACTGACTCTAGGTTTATTAGTGATAACTAAGTGTAGTTAGGTTGTTAGAACTCTAGTTTGACAGTTAGAGTTTCAGTGACTCTATATATAGAGCTCACTCTCTCTGTAATAACTTGACTTTCTGTTTCACAGAATAATGAATAACAAATTTCccttttctctcaaaaactcTATTATGGCATTTTtctatcttataattttaaattcgaAATACTATGTATATAgtaagtctttttatttttattttcagtggGGTGGGGGTCAGGTCTGAGTCATAGTGCTCATTGATTGAAAGGGAGTATATGCGAAAGTTAAGGTTTTCAATTTGTTTGGATGTTGAACTTATTAAAACATTTGTTAGTACTAAAGAGCAAGAGAATTCCTACTGCAGAGCTTACGAAGAATGCTAATCGATGGTATCAACTCGTGGGCGCCTCGACTTCCAGTCAAGAGGGCTTTGATTGATTTTTCCTCTCCTAATATAGCAAAGGAAATGCATGTTGGCCACCTGAGATCTACCATTATTGGTGATACATTAGCTCGCATGCTTGAATTTTCACATGTAGAATGTGTAATCCGTAGAAATCATGTTGGTGACTGGGGAACACAGGTATAATTTAATTCTAATGTTGTGCTATTTTTGTGCCATGAGTTTGAAACAGTGCATGTTTAATCTAATGATAAATGATTTATGCCATTTCTTGTCACTACATGTTAGCTATACACTTGTTAAAGCTAGGTTTCTTCGTATATGGCACAACTTTGGGTAATTCATTTGCAAAAGTCATTTAACTTGTCAAGCTTATGTCGTTAGCATTGCGTGGCTTGAGAACTAATTATGTTTGAGAAAATCCCTGGTATAAGTTgcttttataattgttttcatgATCAAGTACATTTGCATCTTAATGTGTGTTCTCTGTTATTCTTCTTTGTTGTGTAACCTTGAAAAATTGATTTCCTAAGACACTGCTGCCCTCCCTCCCAATAAAGAAAATGCTTTACAGTTTACATTGTTTCAAATACTCATCAAATTAGCGATGTCCTTTGATTTCTTATTGAAATATTTGTTTGAATGATAAAACATTCCATTAGTTTGGATGTTTTCATTTCAATATTGGTAATATAAACCTCAAAGTACATGCATTTGTTTTGTAGTTTGGGATGCTGATTACATACCTCTTTGAAAAATTTCCAAACCCAGACAATGTTAGTGAAGCAGACATTGGAGATCTTCAGgtgagaaaattaaaatgaattcaaattcaaattttcttatttaggtgtttattttgttgttttttcttcattatgATCTAAAAGACAttgtttttgatttatttgctGCATGCtcattataatttgtaattgaattaatttcGTAATGGAAGTAAAAACTATGCATTcaaagttatatataaattaatttgctACAAATACAATTAAACCTAGCTAGGAAATATAAATTGCTATTTCCCTTGACAAATACCCAAAAAAGGAGCAAATGATTTTCTCTACATGTAGTCTGCAAGTAGTTGTTTATGCTTTGTTAGTAAATAAACTTTTGACACAATAGATTTGCAGTCTGAAATCAGTTCCATTCTTCTGTTgccacttttcttttttaatgtagaaagaagaaataaatggGAAGCTAGAGATGTGGATACAAGCTTCAGAAGCACATAGCCTTCAATTAAGTAGAAGTGGAACAAAGAATATCAAATGTAAGTTTAGTAGGAGACACACTAATTCTAGCTTTAAGGTGAAAATTAGAGACAATATCATACCATATGCCACAAAATTTTAGTATCTTGGCCCATCATACAAAATGATAAGGAAATAGAAGATGTAAACCATAGGATTCAATCGGGATGGGTTGAAGGGAGGAGTATTTTGGGTGTtgtttgtgataaaaaaaaaagtactgcTAAAGTGTGTTTGAAAATTTTACCACATAGTTATAAGACGTGTGATGTTGTATGGGACTAAATGTTGGGCAATAAAGAGCCAACAAGAAAATAAGCTCAATGTTGCTTAGATGAGAATGTTATGAACATACGATGGATGATTGGGTACACTAGACAACTTAGAATTAGAATGGATGCATTTAGGAGAAAGTTGGGTAACACTGGAAAAGATAGTAGAATCTTGCGTTAGGTAGTTTGAGCTGATGTGGAAAAGACTGTAAAAGCTCTTGTAAAGGGAGCAGATCAAATGGAGGAAAGTCCAATAGTTAGAGGTAGAAGGGGCCAAGACAAACTATAATTTAAGAAGGACTTGATTTAAATGGTTTGTCATTAGACATGATCCACATCAATTGATCCATGTAGCTGATCCCACTTAGTGGGGAAAAAGTTTTTTTCCCCATGTTGTTGTTCAATAGAAAGAAGCTAAGGAGTGAAGTTAGAAATAAGTATTTTGGTTATGCTTGGTTATGAATATTGCTTTTTGTCAACCTTTATAAATGATCCATCAACCGTGAAATGGCAATGCTTACAGGTCCTAAGGGATAATGATCTCATTAATTGTCACTTAGTTTCTCATTATGGTGATCCTGAAGCATTTGTTTTTTACTGAAAAAGTTATTATTGAACTCACGTGAGTTGGTGCATTTTAAGGCATTCTATAAGGCTTCAAAACTGAGGTTTGATAGTGATCCTGAGTTTAAGTTGAGGGCACAACAGGCAGTGGTCAGTCTCCAGGTAAAAACATATGTCaagatttttctctttttgcctGTTATTTGTGAAATATTGgggaacttggttttaaattttatttatgtcttGAGTTTGATTTCAGAGTGGAGAAATCAAGTATCACAAGGCATGGCAACAAATTTGTGAAGTTAGTAGGGCTGAATTTGATAAAGTCTATCAATGTCTTGGAATTCAATTGGAGGAAAGGGTAAGGGTTCTAGTTTCCTTTCTTACTGGCTCTTTGGAGTTTAAGTTGTTTAGCAATGATGTCTATTCTTTTGTACCTTCCAGCAGGAATCTCTAATACTTTCTTTCAATGCATTGCTAGACCACTAAGAACTCTATGAAAATATGCATGCTTCATATCTGTTGAGTTTGTTAGTGACTCTTGCAGTTGCTGTGCTTTTTATTCAATTCACAATGTAGCTTAGGTTCTGTCTTTTAACTAGATCTGCCATAATCTGTCAAGTAAaacttttgtctctttttttgttttgctattACCAAAAGTTTGATTGGTTTGATCAAATAGCCTTAGGATTTGGGAACCATTGTAATTTCTCTTTGGCAACTATGGTTTTTTGTTGGAGTTATATTCTCAACTAGGATTGTTGTAAGGATTTTGTACAAAACATGACTCCTCCGTATGCTTGATTGATTTCCACTTTCCAGGCTAACATTTGCAGTGATAATTATCAATATCACAGATGAAAGGGCTTGTTTTCTGGCTGACTGTCTTTTATACTATGATGTGCATACGGTTTATCAATAAATTGATTGAGCATATTGCATATGTAACTTATGTTGTAGTAATTACAGATTGTTTTACTTAAATCAGTAACTGTGATGTTTTTTGAAGTATACGAATGATGATGTATTTGATATCAGGGAGAGAGCTTCTATAATCCATATATTCCTGGGGTTTTGGAGAAGCTGGATAATTTAGGACTGATTGAAGAGAGTGATGGTGCGCGTGTGATTTATGTTGAGGGTGTAGACATACCACTTATTGCTGTGAAAAGAGATGGTGGCTACAACTATTTTACAACTGATCTAGCATCACTTTGGTTAGTTTTACTCTTTCAGTTTTTATGGACATACTTTGGAAAATCCTGTTAGAGTTGCTGGGTCACTTGACTACCAAACTTGTTATCAATCATtatgtcaaatttatttatattggaTGTTTATATACTCTTCCTTTCATGTAAAATTTGGGATACCTATTTTATTTGTCTGTATTTTTATCCAAGTATGGAACaggaaaaatgagaaaaacagACTGTTTTGTTTATCTGAACTACTTGAACCATGTAGGTATCGTCTAAATGAAGAAAAACTTGAATGGATTGTATATGTTACAGATATTGGGCAGCAACAGCACTTTGATATGCTATTTAAGGTATATCCCCAAATTATGATTTTCATGGTATCAATTGGTTACTGCATTAAATTGTTGTCAGAACCCTTTTCTGCTTGTTTTTGCGAGCAGCAATTTGTCCTTGCACCTTGCTTATTGACTTGTCTGTGTTATTCTGATAGAGTTTAATGCCAATGCACTGGTggtgtaaaatagttttacattgTCATCTAATCAGAAATCAttgtttgaattactttaagataattattttaaaagtcaacaaacttaccATACTTGGTGGGTTGTGATTGGATGACTGCGTAAAACTTTTTACACTGTCAGTGTATAATCTTTTTTCTCGTTCTGATATTTATGTCCaaaaatctttttctttaattggttatttcatattatttcttcaatttttaaaaaacaaagtcaTGGACTATGATATATTACTtgagctgctgctgctgctgccaaTATTCCAGTGAATTAAAATGTCAAACTTCCCCTTTGATTTTCCTTTTCAGGCCTATAGGCGTGCAGGTTGGTTACCAAAGGATGAGAATGCGTATCCAAAATGTACTCATATAGGTTTTGGTCTTGTTCTTGGGGAAGATGGAAAACGATTTCGGACTCGCAGCAGTGAGGTTGTTCGATTAGTTGATTTACTTGATGAAGCTAAAAGGCGCTGTAAAATTGCCATTCTTGAACGTGGTGAAGCTCCTGTGCTCTTTTTACTTCTTCCTTATCTGGATGCCAACATCCATGAATGAAATTTCTGCATGATTAAGATTTATTAATGTTGTtacctattttaaattttcattcagTGAGATTCTAGGCACTAGACAATTAATTTTCCTGATCCTATGTTCTTTTAGATACAACTAAAGATTGGTCTGAGGAGGAGATCGAGAAAACATCCGAGGCAGTTGGTTATGGGGCTGTTAAGTAAGCTCCTTTAACTCTATCTTCCCCCTACTTTTGAGcaaaatcaacttttttttcaatcatgCTAAGCTGTAGTTTGGTTCTTTGTAGGCATATTCTTGTGTTAATATAGACAGGTGATTTGGCTCGCAAATTCCTGTTGACtgaattttaaaagctgttATATACTGGGTATTGTATATTCTGGGCCAATGCTCTTAATCCTgttgatatatattaatttttactgaggttttttattaaatatgctTACTGTGACCAATGAATAGAATAAATTGTTACTGAAGTAAAGCATATGACTTTGGCTTAGTTGTTAACAATTTTTTGGTTTTAGTAACATATGGTTTCGCTTTGACTTGATATACCTTTCACTTGCAGTTTGCTTGAGCAGTTATGCCTGCGTTAGGAACACTAAATGAGCCGTAGGCTTGTATTATAGCCATTTATATTCATATCTATTTGTGTTTGCAGGTATGCTGATTTGAAGATCAACAGATTAACAAATTACACCTTCAACTTTGATCAGATGCTTAATGACAAGGTGCATTCACTGTATGCAAATTTTAAGTGTATGATTGTGAGGTTACAGTAAAGAAGCCAGTACAAACCATTATCTATGGGCTCTGTCCTGCTTTTATTTGCTCCCTTAACAAATATCCTCTGAAGTGTATGGTAACTTCCAAGAGTAGTCTGTGGTTGATAACCATGGATGGAAAATATCACCGTTCTTAATTGATAAAATACAATAACATGGTAATAAACTATTGATTTGGGAGATTCAACTTCCGTTGGTGTTCTCTTTAGTTCTTATGACTTGCAGTTGACTCTAAAGCAAAACCATCACTTCAAGGAGCcagatccttttttttttaagttttaactgtACCACTAACTCTTTGCTCCTTCTTATTAACAATTGCTGCAAAAACAGCTTAAATACGCCTATGAAAGTCATGTTGGCTATTGTTGAACTACTGAACTCTTAATCCcccaacaaaactaactgatctgaagttatttttgtcttaCCTTCCTGAGCTTGTTGTGAAACAGGGGAATACTGCTGTTTATTTGCTGTATGCACATGCTAGGATCTGTTCCATTATCAGGAAATCTGGTAAAGACATAGAAGAAGTAAAGAGAGTAAGTTTAGCTTCTTTTCTCCCAGGATGATGACTACTGgtttattaaatgtttattcttaaaaaagtatttgattAACTTATTTTTGTGTCATGTGcttaattttactaaaagatacaaGATTTTAAGCCCAGGTATAATGTACCATGGTTGGCTTGGTGCTAGTCATTTCAGCACTAATCTTTTACAAATGTGATGACTCAATGATTCATGTGTTTAAAATGCATCAGTCAGCTAACATGTTAATCAACATTTTGACAGAATGGGAAAATAGTGTTGGATCATGAAGATGAACGTGCATTGGGGCTTCATTTGCTACAATTTCCTGAGGTAGGATATGTGAATAGTATAGGTTGTTCTTGAGCTTTATACCTATAACAGTGTTATTTAATGTGTAATGTTGTGTGTAAATGTAGACCACACCTCATGCTATTTATAATATGGAAAAGAGAATCAGTATTGATTGCAACATCAATCAATTACTGATTAATAAGGAAACTAAATAATGAGTAATAAGGGAAATAATCCCATACTAAACTACTGTAATTAAAACATATCAAATCATATATTTCACACTCCCCCTTAAGCTGGAGCATATATGTAATGTAATATGAACCAAGCTTGTTACAAATGTGGTAAACCCAACAAAAACGAAATTAAAGACAGTTCCAGTCATGTGGTTGTGCCAAAAAGCCTTGGCGGCAGCTAAGGAAGGCCCGCAGTTGCGATGTTGCGACAGGTGTTCATTCGTGAATAAAGCAAAGCACGCTCTTAGGTGGAAAGAGGCGATTCCAGCGTGACGCTTGCTGAAGATGCGTCACGTGTCGTGTGTGTGAACTTCTCTCGCCGGAAAAGGGCCCTGCATGGGGTCACTGTGAAGGTGTGTTGAGTTGGCTGCACATATGGATGGCGTGGCATTCTTGAAAGGTCGTTGATGCAGACCAACAAGAGGGCGGTGCACTGGCTGCCAAACAGGCCCAATAATGGGTGCGGGTACAGTTCACCTGCAAAGAAAGTTGCCCACAAAATGTATTTGTGAGGGACATTGGTGAACATCGTTGCGGAGGCGGAGTCTGAAGGAATCTCGGTAGCCATGAAGGGAGAGGCGACTATTAAAGGATCCCGAGACGGCTGGCAAACAACAGCAAAGGTGTGCGGTATTGCATCACGTTTGTGAAGAGAAGGAACATAACCTTAGAAGGGCAGAGAAAGGTCCACTAGGGATAGTAGGTCCCCGAAGGAGAACGACTTTTGTTATTTCTCTATTAAGAATAATctaagctctgataccatataaTAGTGTTATT includes these proteins:
- the LOC100795626 gene encoding arginine--tRNA ligase, cytoplasmic, producing MLGLGCLNLNRFSHFPSTPSLPSSRSDLLKVASHRFALSATKTQQSSVTKPQSTSTAIIEIDNPASVKRQLAQLFDLSLRETVPDEPHVVPLVDACAVKGGAKFGDYQCNNAMGIWSRMKGKQTGFRGPPAIGQAIINNLPPSEMIDSCSVAGPGFVNVVLSKKWIAESLRRMLIDGINSWAPRLPVKRALIDFSSPNIAKEMHVGHLRSTIIGDTLARMLEFSHVECVIRRNHVGDWGTQFGMLITYLFEKFPNPDNVSEADIGDLQAFYKASKLRFDSDPEFKLRAQQAVVSLQSGEIKYHKAWQQICEVSRAEFDKVYQCLGIQLEERGESFYNPYIPGVLEKLDNLGLIEESDGARVIYVEGVDIPLIAVKRDGGYNYFTTDLASLWYRLNEEKLEWIVYVTDIGQQQHFDMLFKAYRRAGWLPKDENAYPKCTHIGFGLVLGEDGKRFRTRSSEVVRLVDLLDEAKRRCKIAILERDTTKDWSEEEIEKTSEAVGYGAVKYADLKINRLTNYTFNFDQMLNDKGNTAVYLLYAHARICSIIRKSGKDIEEVKRNGKIVLDHEDERALGLHLLQFPEVFEEACTNLLPNFLCEYLYNLAEIFTKKFYANCQVVGSPEETSRLLLCEATVTVMRHCFYLLGIEHVYRL